One part of the Lapillicoccus jejuensis genome encodes these proteins:
- a CDS encoding type II toxin-antitoxin system VapC family toxin — MRTVLDTSVLIASDITTLDGDLAISAVSLAELSYGVLVTADPAERADRLRRLQEVERHFNALPVDSTVATAYGELAAAVVAGGRRPRTRAMDLLIAATARAHDARLLTRNGDDLRGIEHLVDVVPV, encoded by the coding sequence ATGAGGACGGTCCTCGACACCAGCGTCCTCATCGCCTCGGACATCACCACCCTGGACGGCGATCTCGCGATCAGCGCCGTCAGCCTGGCCGAGCTGTCCTACGGCGTGCTGGTCACAGCGGACCCGGCCGAGCGAGCGGATCGGCTGCGGCGTCTGCAGGAGGTCGAGCGTCACTTCAACGCCCTCCCGGTGGACAGCACCGTGGCGACGGCATACGGCGAGCTGGCGGCCGCGGTCGTCGCCGGCGGCCGGCGGCCCAGGACGCGAGCGATGGACCTGCTCATCGCCGCGACCGCTCGCGCGCACGACGCCCGGCTCCTCACCCGCAACGGTGACGACCTGCGCGGTATCGAGCACCTGGTGGACGTCGTCCCGGTCTGA
- a CDS encoding nuclease-related domain-containing protein gives MTEQVTSGGRATSGAGGSARAQAAYWSRRAEQSHRDYLQAREKAGRWRVGAEGEEAVAQLLGSFPLELAVLHDRLLEPGRSRVNLDHVVVTNAGVFVLDTKSWSGDVSVSDDTLWVHSDSRRYGRNKDLATVGGYADVMAARLRVQVTPLLVLARDHHQGLEPAFVAGVHVVPAQRLREWFLRRPVVMDDIQSGSLFGVCAREFPDATTTTVVSRPAPARGDVSAPPPGHPRRSRAPRATRRPSPRRRPAARRGMPVKVLIVLMCVLLGPPLAMGVGSLVAVAVTAVVARPAPSQPRPTPSHEGSHPTTPPASTRPAHPLTGTSATP, from the coding sequence GTGACGGAGCAGGTGACGTCGGGCGGACGTGCGACGAGTGGGGCGGGCGGGTCGGCTCGGGCGCAGGCGGCGTACTGGAGCCGTCGAGCCGAGCAAAGTCATCGCGACTACCTGCAGGCGCGGGAGAAGGCGGGGCGCTGGCGGGTCGGTGCCGAGGGCGAGGAAGCGGTCGCGCAGCTCCTCGGGTCGTTCCCCCTGGAGCTCGCCGTGCTGCACGACCGGCTGCTGGAGCCGGGCAGGTCGAGGGTCAACCTCGACCACGTCGTCGTCACCAACGCGGGGGTCTTCGTCCTCGACACGAAGAGCTGGTCCGGTGACGTGTCCGTGAGTGACGACACCCTGTGGGTGCACTCCGACAGTCGCCGGTACGGACGCAACAAGGACCTGGCCACCGTCGGGGGGTACGCCGACGTCATGGCCGCGAGGCTGCGCGTCCAGGTGACCCCGCTCCTCGTCCTCGCCCGCGATCACCACCAGGGCCTGGAACCGGCGTTCGTCGCCGGCGTGCACGTCGTCCCGGCTCAGCGCTTGCGCGAGTGGTTCCTGCGACGGCCCGTGGTGATGGACGACATCCAGTCCGGGTCACTCTTCGGCGTGTGCGCCCGCGAGTTCCCGGACGCGACGACCACGACAGTCGTCAGCCGGCCGGCACCCGCCCGCGGCGATGTATCGGCCCCGCCGCCCGGTCACCCTCGCCGATCGAGGGCGCCTCGTGCGACGAGGCGGCCCTCGCCACGTCGGCGTCCCGCAGCTCGGCGGGGCATGCCGGTCAAGGTCCTGATCGTGCTGATGTGCGTGCTCCTCGGTCCGCCGCTCGCGATGGGCGTCGGCTCGCTGGTCGCGGTCGCTGTGACCGCGGTCGTCGCACGACCGGCGCCGTCGCAGCCCCGACCGACGCCGTCCCACGAGGGGTCGCATCCCACGACACCGCCTGCCTCGACTCGGCCCGCGCATCCGCTGACGGGGACGAGCGCGACGCCCTGA
- a CDS encoding DUF1097 domain-containing protein gives MKNYIGVGVSIGVLAGIWTALSTNITSITLITWVGFAAWACYFAAGGGVTGLRNGLLSNLSGAVYGWLVVEFISHVAFKGNLAIAVGVIAVAMCLQAGWAPLSFIPGAFVGAASFFGAQFAFWPTVTALVVGALFGFASGVLGEKIQAAVVRPAPAEVPTAPAV, from the coding sequence GTGAAGAACTACATCGGCGTCGGTGTCTCGATCGGCGTCCTCGCCGGCATCTGGACCGCGCTCAGCACCAACATCACCTCGATCACGCTCATCACGTGGGTCGGCTTCGCCGCGTGGGCGTGCTACTTCGCCGCCGGCGGCGGGGTCACCGGGTTGCGCAACGGCCTGCTGTCCAACCTGTCCGGCGCGGTCTACGGGTGGCTCGTCGTCGAGTTCATCAGCCACGTCGCGTTCAAGGGCAACCTCGCCATCGCCGTCGGGGTCATCGCCGTCGCCATGTGCCTGCAGGCCGGGTGGGCTCCTCTGAGCTTCATCCCGGGGGCGTTCGTCGGTGCGGCGTCGTTCTTCGGCGCGCAGTTCGCGTTCTGGCCGACCGTGACCGCGCTCGTCGTCGGCGCGCTCTTCGGTTTCGCGTCCGGCGTGCTGGGGGAGAAGATCCAAGCGGCCGTCGTGCGGCCCGCGCCGGCCGAGGTGCCGACGGCGCCGGCGGTCTGA
- a CDS encoding FitA-like ribbon-helix-helix domain-containing protein, protein MTTYLQIRNVSDDARRVLRQRAAEAGQSLNAYLLTLIDREVSRPTVAEVLARAAARAEIASVSAVDLIRAERDARSGDAVGDSPR, encoded by the coding sequence GTGACGACCTACCTGCAGATCCGCAACGTCAGCGATGACGCCCGACGCGTCCTGCGACAACGGGCGGCGGAGGCCGGTCAGTCGCTGAACGCCTACCTCCTGACGCTCATCGACCGTGAGGTCTCACGGCCCACCGTCGCCGAGGTGCTGGCGCGAGCAGCTGCTCGCGCTGAGATCGCTTCGGTGTCCGCGGTCGACCTGATCAGGGCCGAGCGGGACGCGCGATCGGGTGATGCCGTGGGCGATTCGCCGCGGTGA
- a CDS encoding putative quinol monooxygenase, which yields MIFITAKFPVKPEHADDWPQLSKEFTDACNAEEGCLFFQWARSLADPNEYVLIEAFKDDDAGGAHVQSDHFKKATAELPQYLQRTPDIINTKVDGWSELGEMAVK from the coding sequence TTGATCTTCATCACCGCGAAGTTCCCCGTGAAGCCCGAGCACGCCGACGACTGGCCGCAGCTGTCGAAGGAGTTCACCGACGCGTGCAACGCGGAGGAGGGGTGCCTGTTCTTCCAGTGGGCCCGCTCGCTCGCCGACCCGAACGAGTACGTCCTCATCGAGGCGTTCAAGGACGACGACGCCGGCGGCGCCCACGTGCAGTCGGACCACTTCAAGAAGGCCACCGCCGAGCTGCCGCAGTACCTGCAGCGCACTCCGGACATCATCAATACGAAGGTCGACGGGTGGAGCGAGCTGGGGGAGATGGCGGTCAAGTAG
- a CDS encoding type II toxin-antitoxin system Phd/YefM family antitoxin, whose protein sequence is MDTVGVRELRQNASDLLRRVEQGEELLITVSGRPAARITPVAADHWRRWDEVKAVFASPIDDSWESDLELLDTSVADPWERTR, encoded by the coding sequence GTGGACACCGTAGGAGTGCGTGAGCTCCGCCAGAACGCGTCGGACCTGCTGCGACGCGTCGAGCAGGGCGAGGAGCTTCTCATCACCGTGTCCGGGCGACCCGCAGCCCGGATCACCCCGGTGGCCGCCGATCACTGGCGACGCTGGGATGAGGTCAAGGCGGTCTTCGCCTCCCCGATCGACGACTCCTGGGAGTCCGACCTCGAGCTGCTCGACACGTCGGTGGCCGACCCGTGGGAGCGCACCCGATGA
- a CDS encoding DUF2786 domain-containing protein translates to MGKQSRRRRETRAARPGSPPGAAFGAPYGVPDEEEGGPEHWDVWVSLAREVLWWRRQKRESEGLGAVAELRRILAGASGRRALTELRTELADVVDSAWRKGWQPADLLRLARRDLPAGSVELLGDLLLADLARYASATVTPSWHDQLAMADVATWWPADREPLSARVARDGGDLVEVCLTALPVMIFLRGLVRLEALDPLPGQWREPVDSRGDVDQRVLERVRLLLAKAEATTYPAEAETFTAGAQALMARHSIDRALLDAAGPEHDAPRGRRIGVDRPYEQAKVMLLGVVAHANRCRSVWTKELGFVTVVGFGPDLAATETLFTSLLLQSTRELTEHGSKSTRWGTSRTRSFRQSFLTAFADRVGQRLEQAAQQVVEEVSAEEAAGDRAGGPAAASRRGGGGGGGTLVHVLEQRREEVDATVDQLFGTLHSAPMPTPTDHEGWSAGVAAADRADLARGARVEAR, encoded by the coding sequence ATGGGCAAGCAGAGTCGTCGCCGCCGCGAGACGCGGGCCGCGCGGCCGGGCAGTCCGCCGGGGGCGGCCTTCGGGGCGCCGTACGGCGTGCCGGACGAGGAGGAGGGCGGGCCGGAGCACTGGGACGTCTGGGTGTCGCTGGCGCGGGAGGTGCTGTGGTGGCGCCGGCAGAAGCGGGAGAGCGAGGGCCTCGGAGCGGTCGCCGAGCTGCGCCGGATCCTGGCCGGGGCCTCGGGCCGTCGGGCCCTGACCGAGCTGCGGACCGAGCTGGCCGACGTGGTCGACTCCGCGTGGCGGAAGGGCTGGCAGCCGGCGGACCTGCTGCGGCTGGCGCGGCGCGACCTGCCGGCGGGGTCGGTGGAGCTGCTGGGCGACCTGCTCCTCGCCGACCTCGCCCGGTACGCGTCGGCGACGGTCACGCCGTCCTGGCACGACCAGCTGGCGATGGCGGACGTCGCCACGTGGTGGCCAGCCGACCGGGAACCGTTGAGTGCGAGGGTGGCTCGCGACGGGGGCGATCTGGTCGAGGTGTGCCTGACGGCGCTGCCGGTGATGATCTTCCTGCGCGGCCTGGTGCGCCTCGAGGCCCTCGACCCGCTGCCCGGGCAGTGGCGCGAACCGGTCGACAGCCGCGGCGACGTCGACCAGCGCGTGCTGGAGCGGGTGCGGCTGCTGCTGGCCAAGGCCGAGGCGACGACGTACCCGGCGGAGGCCGAGACGTTCACCGCGGGCGCGCAGGCGCTGATGGCGCGGCACAGCATCGACCGGGCGCTGCTCGACGCGGCCGGACCCGAGCACGACGCCCCGCGGGGTCGCCGGATCGGGGTCGACCGCCCCTACGAGCAGGCGAAGGTCATGCTGCTCGGGGTCGTCGCCCACGCGAACCGGTGCCGGTCGGTGTGGACGAAGGAGCTCGGCTTCGTCACCGTGGTCGGCTTCGGCCCCGACCTCGCCGCGACCGAGACCCTGTTCACGTCGCTGCTGCTGCAGTCGACGCGGGAGCTGACCGAGCACGGGAGCAAGAGCACCCGGTGGGGGACGTCGCGGACCCGCTCGTTCCGGCAGTCGTTCCTCACCGCGTTCGCCGACCGGGTCGGTCAGCGGCTCGAGCAGGCCGCCCAGCAGGTCGTCGAGGAGGTCTCAGCGGAGGAGGCCGCCGGCGACCGGGCAGGCGGTCCTGCGGCGGCGTCACGTCGCGGTGGCGGTGGCGGTGGCGGCACGCTCGTGCACGTCCTCGAGCAGCGGCGCGAGGAGGTCGACGCGACCGTCGACCAGCTCTTCGGCACGCTGCACTCGGCGCCGATGCCGACCCCCACCGACCACGAGGGGTGGTCGGCGGGGGTGGCGGCAGCCGACCGGGCCGACCTGGCCCGGGGCGCACGGGTCGAGGCGCGGTGA
- a CDS encoding sensor histidine kinase, which produces MPGGSGPPLALVVGLRPGELTLGADDERVLRLTVPLLALTLEAQSQRGQLQEARAATAAALEDERRRLRRDLHDGLGPQLSGIAFAADAVDNLLDVDAPAARELVRGLRQDAAEAVGDVRRIVYGMRPPALDELGLVEALRQRARGLVSPQGRPLVASVAAPTALPELAAVTEVAAYRIAVEALLNVARHGSGASARVCVVVEGDELRVVVEDDGGPGGRWVPGVGLTGMRERAAEAGGRVSFGATETGGRVTAVLPLRA; this is translated from the coding sequence GTGCCCGGCGGGTCGGGTCCGCCGCTCGCGCTCGTCGTCGGGCTGCGGCCGGGGGAGCTGACCCTCGGCGCCGACGACGAGCGGGTGCTGCGGCTGACCGTCCCGCTGCTCGCGCTCACCCTCGAGGCGCAGAGCCAGCGCGGGCAGCTGCAGGAGGCGCGGGCGGCGACCGCGGCCGCGCTCGAGGACGAGCGACGTCGGCTGCGGCGCGACCTGCACGACGGGCTCGGACCGCAGCTGAGCGGGATCGCCTTCGCCGCCGACGCGGTCGACAACCTCCTCGACGTCGACGCTCCCGCCGCGCGCGAGCTGGTGCGCGGGCTGCGCCAGGACGCGGCCGAGGCGGTCGGGGACGTGCGGCGGATCGTCTACGGGATGCGGCCGCCGGCGCTCGACGAGCTGGGGCTGGTCGAGGCGCTGCGGCAGCGGGCGCGCGGGCTGGTCTCGCCCCAGGGGCGCCCGCTCGTGGCGTCGGTGGCGGCGCCCACGGCGTTGCCCGAGCTCGCGGCGGTGACCGAGGTGGCGGCGTACCGGATCGCGGTGGAGGCGCTGCTCAACGTCGCCCGGCACGGGAGTGGGGCCTCGGCGCGGGTGTGCGTCGTGGTCGAGGGGGACGAGTTGCGGGTCGTCGTCGAGGACGACGGCGGCCCGGGCGGGCGCTGGGTGCCGGGGGTGGGGCTGACCGGGATGCGCGAGCGGGCCGCCGAGGCCGGTGGACGGGTGTCGTTCGGCGCGACCGAGACGGGTGGTCGGGTGACGGCGGTGCTGCCGCTGCGGGCGTGA
- a CDS encoding NAD(P)-dependent alcohol dehydrogenase, whose amino-acid sequence MSTMRAVQVVGYHQDLKMAELPVPEATGPWDVVVKIGGAGVCRTDLHILEGQWAEKSQVQLPYTIGHENAGWVHQVGSAVTNVREGDKVILHPLITCGLCRACRSGDDVHCENNAFPGISTNGGYAEYLLTSARSVVKIDDSLEPADVAALADAGLTAYHAAAKAAKRLTPRDTVVMIGAGGLGHIGIQVIKALSPARLVVVDRHPAALELAKSIGADEGVLGDGHEVETVLDLTGGFGAEVVVDFVGENGSTKKGIDMTRQAGDYLVVGYGENVDVPTIDLVSTEKNVLGNLVGSYNDLQDLMALAATGAVTLHTQKYALDDFQQAITDLDNGQVRGRAILVP is encoded by the coding sequence ATGAGCACCATGCGCGCCGTCCAGGTCGTGGGCTACCACCAGGACCTCAAGATGGCCGAGCTGCCCGTCCCCGAGGCGACCGGACCGTGGGACGTCGTCGTCAAGATCGGCGGCGCCGGCGTCTGCCGCACCGACCTGCACATCCTCGAAGGCCAGTGGGCCGAGAAGTCGCAGGTCCAGCTGCCCTACACGATCGGTCACGAGAACGCCGGCTGGGTGCACCAGGTCGGCTCCGCCGTGACCAACGTGCGTGAGGGTGACAAGGTCATCCTCCACCCGCTCATCACCTGCGGCCTGTGCCGCGCGTGCCGGTCGGGCGACGACGTGCACTGCGAGAACAACGCCTTCCCGGGAATCAGCACGAACGGCGGGTACGCCGAGTACCTGCTCACCTCGGCGCGCTCGGTCGTCAAGATCGACGACAGCCTCGAGCCTGCCGACGTCGCGGCCCTCGCCGACGCGGGCCTCACCGCCTACCACGCGGCGGCGAAGGCGGCCAAGCGCCTCACCCCGCGCGACACCGTCGTGATGATTGGCGCGGGAGGCCTGGGGCACATCGGGATCCAGGTCATCAAGGCCCTGTCGCCGGCGCGGCTCGTCGTCGTCGACCGCCACCCGGCCGCGCTCGAGCTGGCCAAGTCGATCGGCGCCGACGAGGGCGTCCTCGGCGACGGCCACGAGGTCGAGACGGTGCTCGACCTCACCGGCGGGTTCGGCGCCGAGGTCGTCGTCGACTTCGTCGGCGAGAACGGCTCGACCAAGAAGGGCATCGACATGACCCGGCAGGCGGGCGACTACCTCGTCGTCGGCTACGGCGAGAACGTCGACGTCCCGACCATCGACCTGGTCTCGACCGAGAAGAACGTCCTTGGCAACCTCGTCGGCTCCTACAACGACCTGCAGGACCTCATGGCCCTCGCGGCCACGGGCGCCGTCACCCTGCACACGCAGAAGTACGCGCTCGACGACTTCCAGCAGGCCATCACGGACCTGGACAACGGTCAGGTCCGGGGCCGCGCCATCCTCGTCCCCTGA